In Streptomyces hawaiiensis, one genomic interval encodes:
- a CDS encoding I78 family peptidase inhibitor, whose product MAPTPTPSAEPDDSPDTYVGLEAGRAESLARERGWPTVRALPPGAIITMEYRVGRLNFEVKGGRVARAWKG is encoded by the coding sequence ATGGCACCGACTCCGACACCTTCCGCGGAACCCGACGACAGCCCGGACACGTATGTCGGCCTGGAGGCCGGCCGGGCCGAAAGCCTCGCGCGTGAGCGCGGCTGGCCGACGGTGCGCGCGCTGCCGCCGGGCGCGATCATCACGATGGAGTACCGCGTGGGCCGGCTGAACTTCGAGGTCAAGGGCGGCCGGGTGGCGCGGGCCTGGAAGGGCTGA
- a CDS encoding glycosyltransferase family 39 protein, whose product MTDLETRAAPPRAGALRRAAPALAGYAAVRALGLLALFLWSAARDKSAYTLLTARWDALWYVRVAELGYGYEVRLANGDVHSNLAFFPLLPWLERLVAAVSPLSYADGGFLVSLFASLAAAWGIFAVADRVYGRRAGVCAVLLWAVLPVGIVQSMAYSESLFTALAAWSLYAVLTGRWVTAGTLALLAGLTRPVGLAVVAAVWVAAVASFVRNRRTADSADDRRTAEQDAPRAPAGPGTRIRRGLGMLLAPLGTVGYVLWVGHRTGKGPLGYLDVQAGWRNGFDGGYAFARFVAEKFTSFPAALAGVGLILGVASVIWLYVTGVRQRQPLPLLVYTGVVTALALCASSYFGSKPRLLLPAFPLLLPFARSLAGLRMRRSAMVLGSVAVASAVYGAFWLNGSGPP is encoded by the coding sequence GTGACCGATCTTGAGACGCGCGCGGCCCCGCCCCGCGCCGGGGCGCTGCGCCGAGCGGCCCCGGCGCTCGCCGGGTACGCGGCTGTCCGCGCCCTGGGCCTGCTCGCCCTGTTCCTGTGGAGCGCGGCGCGGGACAAGAGCGCGTACACGCTGCTGACCGCCCGCTGGGACGCGCTCTGGTACGTCAGGGTCGCCGAGCTCGGCTACGGCTACGAGGTGCGGCTCGCCAACGGGGACGTGCACTCGAACCTGGCGTTCTTCCCGCTGCTGCCCTGGCTGGAGCGGCTGGTGGCGGCGGTGTCGCCGCTGTCGTACGCGGACGGGGGGTTCCTCGTCAGCCTGTTCGCCTCGCTCGCCGCGGCCTGGGGGATCTTCGCGGTGGCGGACCGGGTGTACGGCCGCCGGGCCGGGGTGTGCGCGGTGCTGTTGTGGGCCGTGCTGCCGGTCGGGATCGTGCAGTCGATGGCGTACAGCGAGTCCCTGTTCACTGCGCTCGCGGCATGGTCGCTGTACGCGGTGCTGACCGGCCGCTGGGTGACGGCGGGCACGCTGGCCCTGCTCGCGGGGCTGACCCGTCCGGTGGGGCTGGCCGTGGTGGCGGCGGTGTGGGTGGCGGCGGTGGCCTCCTTCGTACGGAACCGGCGTACGGCCGACTCGGCAGACGACAGACGCACGGCCGAGCAGGACGCCCCGCGCGCCCCGGCCGGCCCCGGGACCCGCATCCGGCGTGGGCTCGGCATGCTCCTGGCACCCCTCGGCACCGTCGGCTACGTGCTCTGGGTCGGTCACCGCACCGGCAAGGGCCCGCTGGGCTATCTGGACGTCCAGGCCGGATGGCGCAACGGCTTCGACGGCGGATACGCCTTCGCCCGGTTCGTCGCCGAGAAGTTCACGTCGTTCCCGGCGGCTCTGGCCGGCGTGGGACTGATCCTCGGGGTGGCGTCAGTCATCTGGCTGTATGTGACCGGAGTACGTCAGCGCCAGCCGCTGCCGCTGCTGGTCTACACCGGGGTCGTGACCGCGCTCGCCCTGTGCGCGTCGAGCTACTTCGGCTCGAAACCGCGTCTGCTGCTGCCGGCCTTCCCTCTGCTGCTGCCCTTCGCGCGGTCCCTGGCCGGACTGCGTATGCGCAGGTCAGCGATGGTGCTCGGGTCCGTGGCGGTCGCCTCTGCGGTGTACGGGGCGTTCTGGCTGAACGGCTCCGGTCCGCCCTGA
- a CDS encoding helix-turn-helix transcriptional regulator produces the protein MLETSARLLRLLSLLQAHREWSGADLADRLGVSARTLRRDVDRLRELGYPVNASPGTGGGYQLGAGAELPPLLLDDDEAVAVAVGLRTAAGQGIDGIGETSVRALAKLEQVLPNRLRRRVGALNAFTVPMLRSSLPSSVDPAVLTELAHLCRDAERLRFEYRGHDGTPTRRTVEPHRLVCTERRWYLVAWDLDRDDWRTFRVDRVTPRPPHGPRFTPRKAPAEDLAAYVSQGVSTRAYATHAVVRLLVPVEEAAERISPSAGVLEAEGPDSCLLRCGAGSLDVMVIHVVMLGFEFEVLEPDGLVEAIRRTRDRLDGALARAAQSPPRTADDAGRTPATRSGSGAAS, from the coding sequence ATGTTGGAGACCTCGGCCCGTCTGCTGCGTCTGCTGTCCCTGCTCCAGGCCCACCGCGAGTGGTCCGGCGCCGATCTGGCCGACCGGCTCGGCGTCAGCGCCCGCACCCTGCGCCGGGACGTCGACCGGCTGCGCGAACTCGGCTACCCGGTCAACGCAAGCCCCGGCACCGGCGGCGGCTACCAGCTCGGCGCCGGCGCCGAACTGCCGCCGCTGCTCCTGGACGACGACGAGGCCGTCGCCGTGGCGGTCGGACTGCGCACAGCCGCCGGACAGGGCATCGACGGCATCGGCGAAACCTCCGTACGGGCCCTCGCCAAGCTGGAGCAGGTGCTGCCGAACCGGCTGCGCCGCCGCGTGGGCGCCCTGAACGCCTTCACCGTGCCGATGCTGCGCAGCAGCCTGCCCTCCTCGGTCGACCCGGCAGTCCTCACCGAACTCGCCCATCTGTGCCGGGACGCCGAACGGCTGCGCTTCGAGTACCGCGGCCACGACGGCACCCCCACCCGCCGCACCGTCGAACCGCACCGCCTGGTGTGCACCGAGCGCCGCTGGTACCTGGTCGCCTGGGACCTCGACCGGGACGACTGGCGCACGTTCCGCGTGGACCGTGTCACGCCCAGGCCGCCGCACGGCCCGCGCTTCACCCCGCGCAAGGCACCCGCCGAGGATCTCGCCGCCTACGTCTCCCAGGGCGTCTCCACGCGCGCGTACGCCACCCACGCCGTCGTGCGGCTCCTGGTGCCTGTGGAGGAAGCCGCCGAACGCATCTCGCCCTCCGCCGGCGTGCTGGAGGCGGAGGGCCCGGACAGCTGTCTGCTGCGCTGCGGCGCCGGCAGCCTCGACGTGATGGTCATCCACGTCGTGATGCTGGGCTTCGAGTTCGAGGTGCTGGAGCCGGACGGGCTGGTCGAGGCGATCAGGAGGACTCGGGACCGGCTTGATGGCGCTTTGGCTCGGGCTGCGCAGTCACCGCCGCGTACTGCGGATGATGCAGGTCGAACGCCGGCGACTCGGAGCGGATCCGGGGCAGCGTCCTGA
- a CDS encoding MFS transporter — protein sequence MSGTTTAAAALRRRAAGAGANRWVVLVVLCASLLLVAVDATVLHVAVPAVTEDLKPGGIELLWIVDVYPLVCASLLILFGTLGDRVGRRRVLLLGYTLFGVASGLAALADSAQVLIVARALLGVGGAMIMPATLSILRQVFPDRRERALAIGIWSAVAAVGAAVGPLLGGFLLEHFWWGSVFLVNIPLMLVSLPVGRLLLPESKGDGKGPWDVVGALMAAAGLFGVVLGVKRLGGGESVGSLLTVLPLVVGAALLVGFVRRQRRRTYPLVDLRMFARPAFSTSVGCIVLAMLALVGLELIAAQYLQLVLGLSPLETGLRLLPLTFAAMAAGLAGARMLRRFGPRRMVCAGFCLTAFAVVLLTGLGRTDDCALMLSGFVLLGFGLETTLFGAYESMLSEAPQDQAGGAAAIGETSYQLGAGIGIALLGTVMNAAYAPGLSGVPGVSAAASSSAGHSLGEAYEVAARLGGSAGAALRHAARDAFVHGLHVTLLVSAGLLLLGAVMALRLPRVMQCESGPVELPAPRDAAESRVSV from the coding sequence ATGTCCGGGACGACCACGGCCGCCGCAGCGCTGCGCCGTAGGGCGGCCGGGGCCGGTGCCAACCGCTGGGTGGTTCTCGTCGTCCTCTGCGCCAGCCTGCTGCTGGTCGCCGTCGACGCCACCGTGCTGCACGTGGCGGTCCCCGCCGTCACGGAGGACCTGAAGCCCGGCGGGATAGAGCTGCTCTGGATCGTCGACGTCTACCCACTGGTCTGCGCCTCGCTGCTGATCCTGTTCGGCACGCTGGGCGACCGCGTCGGCCGCCGAAGAGTCCTGCTCCTCGGATACACGCTGTTCGGCGTCGCCTCCGGCCTCGCGGCGCTGGCCGACAGCGCGCAGGTACTGATCGTGGCGCGGGCGCTGCTCGGCGTCGGCGGGGCGATGATCATGCCCGCGACCCTGTCGATCCTGCGGCAGGTCTTCCCGGACCGGCGCGAGCGGGCGCTCGCGATCGGCATCTGGAGCGCCGTGGCCGCGGTGGGCGCGGCGGTCGGTCCGCTGCTCGGCGGCTTCCTGCTGGAGCACTTCTGGTGGGGCTCGGTGTTCCTCGTCAACATTCCGTTGATGCTGGTCAGCCTCCCGGTGGGACGACTGCTGCTGCCCGAGTCGAAGGGGGACGGCAAGGGCCCCTGGGACGTGGTCGGTGCGCTGATGGCGGCGGCCGGGCTGTTCGGTGTCGTGCTGGGCGTGAAGCGGCTCGGCGGCGGAGAGTCGGTGGGCAGTCTGCTCACCGTGCTGCCACTGGTGGTGGGCGCGGCGCTGCTGGTCGGCTTCGTACGGCGGCAGCGGCGGCGGACGTATCCGCTGGTCGACCTCAGGATGTTCGCGCGGCCGGCGTTCAGCACGTCCGTCGGGTGCATCGTGCTGGCGATGCTCGCGCTGGTGGGCCTGGAACTGATCGCCGCGCAGTACCTGCAGCTGGTGCTCGGGCTGTCGCCGCTGGAGACCGGGCTGCGGCTGCTGCCGCTGACGTTCGCGGCGATGGCGGCCGGGCTGGCCGGGGCGCGGATGCTGCGGCGGTTCGGGCCGCGGCGGATGGTGTGCGCCGGGTTCTGCCTCACGGCGTTCGCGGTGGTGCTGCTGACGGGGCTGGGCCGGACGGACGACTGTGCGCTGATGCTGAGCGGGTTCGTGCTGCTCGGCTTCGGGCTGGAGACGACGCTGTTCGGGGCGTACGAGTCGATGCTGAGCGAGGCGCCGCAGGACCAGGCCGGTGGGGCGGCGGCGATCGGGGAGACGTCGTACCAGCTCGGGGCGGGGATCGGGATCGCGCTGCTCGGCACGGTGATGAACGCGGCGTACGCGCCCGGGCTGTCGGGTGTGCCGGGGGTGTCGGCGGCGGCGTCCTCCTCGGCGGGGCATTCGCTGGGGGAGGCGTACGAGGTCGCCGCGCGGCTGGGCGGGTCTGCCGGTGCTGCTTTGCGGCATGCCGCCCGGGATGCGTTTGTGCACGGGCTGCATGTGACGTTGCTGGTGAGTGCGGGGTTGTTGCTGCTGGGGGCGGTGATGGCGTTGCGGTTGCCGCGGGTCATGCAGTGCGAGTCGGGGCCGGTGGAGTTGCCCGCCCCCAGGGACGCGGCGGAGTCACGCGTCTCGGTATGA
- a CDS encoding ABC transporter substrate-binding protein, with product MRPRFRAAEALAAVLLLALSAACGSRLPESDFEHDDRTPAPRDAAPLRVGIITSATSPVGGSAFTGPRDGARAFFDRLNARGGIDGRRVEVRSCDDGGSGVGNNECVHKLVEEDEVVALVATTALDYAGASRVSRARVPDIGGQPLGTAYDTYPHLYGIYGSLAPRNGTPGWDGTLYGGTEVYRYFKREHGARTAAVVSYNQSASAAYARLVERGLRAEGYQVVTEQVDFALPNFRAVAADLKEQGADLVFDAIDGHGNARLCQAMDEAGADVTAKVTNVQNWTSTVPDAYKDAPRCRNALWATGASRNHEDTGHPAVREFREATKDLKTHSQWQLEGWAAARWFTDAAKSCTTTGITRACVDAFMNRSQGYTAGGLLLPVRFEHSPVPPKSSRTCLSVARWQDGKGWASQGDMNHTCFTVPQLAYEP from the coding sequence ATGCGTCCCCGATTCCGGGCTGCTGAGGCACTGGCCGCGGTGCTGCTGCTCGCTCTGAGCGCGGCCTGCGGCAGCCGGCTCCCGGAGAGCGACTTCGAGCACGACGACCGCACCCCCGCGCCCCGCGACGCCGCGCCCCTGCGGGTCGGCATCATCACGAGCGCCACCAGCCCGGTCGGCGGCAGCGCCTTCACCGGCCCGCGCGACGGCGCCCGGGCCTTCTTCGACCGGCTCAACGCGCGCGGCGGCATCGACGGGCGCCGGGTCGAGGTCCGCAGCTGTGACGACGGCGGCAGCGGCGTCGGCAACAACGAGTGCGTCCACAAACTCGTCGAGGAGGACGAAGTCGTCGCCCTGGTCGCCACCACGGCCCTCGACTACGCGGGCGCCTCCCGTGTCTCCCGCGCGCGCGTGCCCGACATCGGCGGCCAGCCCCTCGGCACCGCCTACGACACCTACCCGCACCTCTACGGCATCTACGGCAGCCTCGCGCCCCGCAACGGCACCCCAGGCTGGGACGGCACGCTGTACGGCGGCACCGAGGTCTACCGCTATTTCAAACGTGAGCACGGTGCCCGCACCGCCGCCGTCGTCTCCTACAACCAGTCCGCCTCGGCCGCCTACGCCCGGCTCGTCGAGCGGGGCCTGCGCGCCGAGGGCTACCAGGTCGTCACCGAGCAGGTCGACTTCGCCCTGCCCAACTTCCGCGCCGTAGCCGCCGACCTCAAGGAGCAGGGCGCCGATTTGGTCTTCGACGCCATCGACGGGCACGGCAACGCCCGGCTCTGCCAGGCCATGGACGAGGCCGGCGCCGACGTCACCGCCAAGGTGACCAACGTGCAGAACTGGACGTCCACGGTCCCCGACGCCTACAAGGACGCCCCGCGCTGCCGCAACGCCCTGTGGGCGACCGGCGCCAGCCGCAATCACGAGGACACCGGCCACCCGGCCGTACGGGAGTTCCGTGAGGCGACGAAGGACCTGAAGACGCACTCCCAGTGGCAGCTGGAGGGGTGGGCGGCCGCCCGGTGGTTCACGGACGCGGCGAAGTCCTGCACGACGACGGGCATCACGCGCGCGTGCGTCGACGCGTTCATGAACCGCAGCCAGGGCTACACCGCCGGAGGGCTGCTGCTTCCCGTCCGGTTCGAACACTCGCCCGTTCCGCCGAAGAGCAGCAGGACCTGCCTGTCGGTGGCCCGCTGGCAGGACGGGAAGGGCTGGGCGAGCCAGGGGGACATGAACCACACATGCTTCACCGTCCCGCAACTGGCCTACGAGCCTTGA
- a CDS encoding phosphatase PAP2 family protein, with protein sequence MRTEPKLTRLDRVFARLDREPERPAHIDVPKMSRHRIVLFAATLAFYGAIVWAVVITSWLVRLDWQVMFFRPYQQWSEIHWFVDYYVVLGQRGPTAVMVAAWLGWRSWRQHTLRPLLALGVSLLLLNITVGAAKYGMGRLGPHYATSIGSNEMWLGGDIFPSGHTANAVVTWGILAYLASSARAQRWLSAVSAVTSLGVGMATVYLGTHWLSDVILGWTAGLLILLGLPWFEPLIARAETRIFDLRDRLLARRRRTSATPVEAPPVVVTPLPADDRDDVGACSSRAPVYLTPGPHTARSERTPVTPAGSRRPPHPERHPRGSTPSARPLTGG encoded by the coding sequence GTGCGTACCGAACCGAAGCTCACCCGTCTGGACCGGGTGTTCGCCCGGCTGGACCGTGAGCCGGAACGACCGGCCCACATCGATGTGCCGAAGATGAGCAGGCACCGCATCGTGCTCTTCGCGGCGACCCTGGCCTTCTACGGCGCGATCGTGTGGGCCGTGGTGATCACGTCCTGGCTGGTCCGGCTCGACTGGCAGGTCATGTTCTTCCGCCCGTACCAGCAGTGGTCGGAGATCCACTGGTTCGTCGACTACTACGTGGTCCTCGGCCAGCGCGGCCCGACCGCCGTGATGGTCGCGGCCTGGCTGGGCTGGCGCTCCTGGCGGCAGCACACCCTGCGGCCGCTGCTCGCGCTCGGCGTCTCACTGCTGCTGCTGAACATCACGGTCGGCGCCGCCAAGTACGGCATGGGCCGTCTGGGACCGCACTACGCGACCTCGATCGGCTCGAACGAGATGTGGCTCGGCGGCGATATATTTCCGAGCGGTCACACCGCCAACGCCGTCGTGACCTGGGGAATCCTGGCCTACCTGGCGTCCTCCGCGAGAGCGCAGCGCTGGCTGTCCGCCGTGTCCGCGGTGACCTCGCTCGGCGTCGGGATGGCGACGGTCTACCTCGGTACGCACTGGCTGAGCGATGTGATCCTCGGCTGGACCGCCGGTCTGCTGATTCTGCTCGGCCTGCCGTGGTTCGAGCCGCTGATCGCCCGTGCCGAGACCAGGATCTTCGACCTCCGCGACCGTTTGCTGGCCCGCAGGCGCCGCACCTCGGCCACCCCGGTGGAAGCGCCGCCCGTGGTGGTCACGCCCCTGCCCGCCGACGACCGGGACGATGTCGGGGCCTGCTCGTCCCGGGCCCCGGTCTATCTGACGCCGGGCCCCCACACGGCCCGCTCGGAGCGCACGCCGGTCACCCCGGCCGGCAGCCGCCGCCCGCCGCACCCGGAGCGCCACCCGCGCGGTTCGACCCCGTCGGCCCGCCCCCTGACGGGCGGCTGA